The following coding sequences lie in one Nakaseomyces glabratus chromosome K, complete sequence genomic window:
- the RHO4 gene encoding Rho family GTPase RHO4 (CAGL0K08316g~Ortholog(s) have GTPase activity and role in cell separation after cytokinesis, maintenance of cell polarity, positive regulation of formin-nucleated actin cable assembly), with protein sequence MMQVDYFSGIGGIPRGGGRSNSRVSSTTLPESLVSGQSDDTLNTYGATSLKLSRSRINPFDRTLSQVESFEHMKRAHKIPDYHLKIVVVGDGAVGKTSLLISYVEKVFKHENIPTIFENYVTNIQGPKGQIIELALWDTAGQEEYSRLRPLSYTGADVLMICYAIDSITSLKNVEDVWFPEVRHFCPGTPVMLVGLKSDLYEEESCDSKVDPAEADSIAKKNGAFAHIQCSAKLRVKVDNVFYAAINELLAEQLISQNHNAPILKSIFKLKKLKLSEPIDIEEQYYDGENGGDDNDGSSSGNVAALPSTIVKKNIRKSKCIVM encoded by the coding sequence ATGATGCAAGTTGATTATTTCAGTGGCATAGGTGGGATTCCTAGAGGAGGTGGAAGATCAAATAGTCGAGTATCCAGTACCACTCTACCCGAATCATTAGTCAGTGGCCAGTCTGATGACACTTTGAATACATATGGAGCAACATCGTTAAAACTTAGTCGTAGTCGCATAAATCCATTTGATAGAACATTATCCCAAGTAGAGAGTTTTGAGCACATGAAGAGAGCTCACAAAATTCCTGACTACCATTTAAAGATTGTTGTTGTAGGTGATGGTGCAGTTGGGAAGACTTCTTTACTGATATCATATGTGGAGAAAGTGTTTAAACATGAGAATATACCGactatatttgaaaattatgTGACAAATATACAAGGGCCAAAGGGGCAGATAATAGAATTGGCTTTGTGGGATACAGCGGGACAGGAAGAGTATAGTAGGCTACGACCCCTTTCATATACAGGAGCAGACGTTTTGATGATTTGTTATGCTATAGATAGTATCACCTCCTTAAAGAACGTAGAAGATGTCTGGTTTCCGGAGGTAAGACATTTCTGCCCAGGTACACCTGTGATGTTAGTGGGATTGAAATCAGACTTgtatgaagaagaatcgTGTGATAGTAAGGTTGATCCAGCTGAGGCGGATTCCATAGCGAAGAAGAATGGCGCATTTGCTCATATTCAGTGTTCCGCGAAATTGAGGGTTAAAGTGGATAATGTGTTCTACGCTGCCATCAATGAGCTACTTGCTGAGCAGTTAATTAGTCAAAATCATAATGCCCCAATTCTCAAAAGTATTTTTAAATTAAAGAAGCTTAAACTTAGTGAGCCTATTGATATTGAGGAGCAATATTATGATGGGGAAAATGGTggtgatgataatgatggTAGCTCTTCTGGAAATGTTGCTGCTTTACCAAGTACTATTGttaagaaaaatataaggaAATCGAAATGTATCGTAATGTAA
- a CDS encoding uncharacterized protein (CAGL0K08338g~Protein of unknown function) has product MPLFEKLIYSFSEKKTIPQQFPILLNNDQTLPPLVTYNMTRVMPIVRKLASRSFMIFPSVQSYDIFKQKKGDSIDPDGMGIPLFEAVPSLLPTYIDGRPLLKISKFVLLPRDAPAPSSQYEIITQDDNYNLFKIPFCEVYYKLTGVASRRYEFQFSNPEILSPNYIQSEAFSYSHRGTAEGFDLNWDISRIPFLVGKLVITVKQDTPPTYQNAVKGEKKQKPSSYNYKTKTCAYYTKRFQDEVPKLISRRADLIIGELNNSHSLGITNVSIYTEIFACHALMIHELEHTRNNKSEKRNRRIDARDIKKEQRRERKEIRREARRHQH; this is encoded by the coding sequence ATGCcattatttgaaaagctaatatattcattctctgaaaagaaaacaataccTCAGCAATTTCCCATTCTACTGAATAATGACCAGACATTGCCACCACTTGTCACATATAATATGACAAGAGTCATGCCAATTGTAAGGAAGCTGGCAAGCAGATCGTTTATGATTTTCCCTTCAGTTCAATCCTATGATATATTCAAGCAAAAGAAAGGTGACTCCATTGATCCTGATGGTATGGGTATCCCACTTTTTGAAGCTGTACCGTCTTTACTCCCAACTTACATAGACGGCAGGCCATTGCTGAAAATATCTAAATTTGTGTTGTTACCAAGAGATGCACCAGCACCATCCAGTCAATATGAAATCATAACACAAGATGACAACTACAACCTTTTTAAGATTCCTTTCTGTGAGGTCTATTACAAGCTAACTGGAGTTGCTTCCAGAAGATACgaatttcaattttctaACCCAGAAATTCTGTCGCCAAATTATATTCAATCTGAGGCTTTTAGCTATAGTCATAGAGGTACTGCAGAAGGTTTTGATCTTAACTGGGATATCTCAAGGATTCCCTTTCTGGTAGGAAAACTTGTGATTACTGTTAAACAAGATACACCTCCCACATATCAAAATGCTGTCAAAGGTGAAAAAAAGCAGAAACCTTCTTCTTATAACTATAAGACCAAGACTTGTGCCTACTACACGAAAAGGTTCCAAGATGAAGTTCCAAAGTTGATATCCAGGCGAGCAGATTTGATTATCGGTGAACTAAATAATTCCCACTCCTTAGGTATCACCAATGTTTCAATATACACCGAAATATTTGCTTGTCATGCACTCATGATTCATGAACTTGAGCATACAAGAAACAATAAAAGTGAGAAACGGAATAGGAGGATAGATGCGAGGGATATAAAGAAAGAGCAGAGACGTGAAAGGAAGGAGATCCGGAGAGAAGCTAGAAGACACCAACATTAA
- the TRM2 gene encoding tRNA (uracil(54)-C(5))-methyltransferase (CAGL0K08360g~Ortholog(s) have double-stranded DNA 5'-3' exodeoxyribonuclease activity, single-stranded DNA endodeoxyribonuclease activity, tRNA (m5U54) methyltransferase activity, role in tRNA modification and mitochondrion, nucleus localization), giving the protein MNLLVKGSLVNIGLRSGILRRSIKRCFKMEALNNQNIEDSKKRQALQKNNQPLKKRPKLKRYKAKKVDPTSPLGVLQFEIDELLRENNLEKSQVENDVTAILNDTSFVTGPIASKYHREVSDVKVLKLGSNGDGLAIIPNPVETDKKQVAIVPFGLPGDLVRIKVFKTHPLYVESDLLDVIEKSPIRKDELIKDKYFGKYSGSQFEFLDYSEQLKIKKSTIANAYKHFAPLLLAESLVPEISDTVASPLQYGYRTKITPHFDMPHKVKQLEVRPPLGFGQKGRPKWRKETLEVGGTGPILDIEECALATDILNKGLSNERARFEKEFKNYKKGATILLRENTIILDPSKPTEEQLEEGSRDENGDISFIEVTDETTGVKLAKTCVTNTRQIVTEYVDGYTFKFSAGEFFQNNNSILPLVTKYVRDNLQLGNGDKPRYLVDAYCGSGLFSICSSKGVDKVIGVEISADSVSFAERNAKNNGVENCKFIVGKAEKLFESIDTPADSTSVILDPPRKGCDELFLKQLAAYNPARIVYISCNVHSQARDVQYFLKDTPEGKNYRVESIRGFDFFPQTHHVESVCVLSRV; this is encoded by the coding sequence atgAATCTTTTGGTTAAAGGTTCTCTTGTGAATATTGGACTTAGGAGTGGAATTCTGCGAAGATCAATTAAGAGGTGCTTTAAGATGGAAGCCCTgaataatcaaaatatagAGGATAGTAAGAAGAGACAAGCTCTTCAAAAGAATAACCAACCTCTGAAGAAAAGACCAAAGTTGAAAAGATATAAGGCAAAGAAAGTTGATCCAACATCTCCACTTGGTGTTTTACAATTTGAAATCGATGAGTTACTGAGGGAGAACAACTTAGAAAAGTCTCAAGTGGAAAACGATGTCACTGCCATCCTTAATGATACATCTTTCGTTACAGGACCCATTGCATCTAAATACCATAGGGAGGTGTCAGATGTTAAGGTCTTGAAATTGGGATCGAATGGTGATGGTCTAGCTATCATTCCTAATCCAGTGGAAACAGACAAAAAGCAAGTGGCTATTGTTCCGTTTGGGCTTCCTGGTGATCTGGTTAGAATAAAAGTGTTCAAGACACACCCTCTATATGTCGAATCTGATCTGTTAGATGTCATAGAGAAATCGCCAATCAGAAAAGATGAGCTTATTAAAGACAAGTATTTTGGGAAGTACTCCGGTAGTCAATTTGAGTTCCTGGACTATTCAGAGCAAttgaagataaagaaatcTACCATTGCCAATGCTTATAAACATTTTGCACCATTGCTTTTAGCAGAATCTTTAGTACCAGAGATCAGCGACACAGTTGCGTCACCATTGCAGTATGGTTATAGAACAAAGATCACTCCACATTTTGATATGCCTCATAAGGTCAAGCAATTGGAAGTTAGACCACCTTTAGGATTTGGTCAAAAGGGTAGGCCCAAATGGAGAAAGGAGACGTTAGAAGTGGGTGGCACTGGGCCGATTCTAGATATTGAGGAATGTGCCTTGGCAACAGATATATTGAACAAAGGTCTGTCTAATGAAAGAGCcagatttgaaaaagagtTCAAGAATTACAAGAAAGGTGCCACAATTCTTTTAAGAGAGAACACAATCATACTGGATCCTTCTAAGCCCACGGAGGAGCAGTTAGAGGAAGGATCTAGAGATGAAAATGGCGATATAAGTTTTATTGAAGTTACAGATGAAACTACGGGTGTGAAGCTTGCAAAGACATGTGTTACAAACACAAGGCAGATCGTAACAGAATACGTTGATGGCTACACTTTCAAATTTAGCGCTGGTGAGTTCTTCCAGAATAACAATTCTATCCTGCCGTTAGTTACCAAGTATGTACGCGATAACCTGCAGCTTGGTAATGGGGACAAGCCGCGTTATCTGGTAGACGCCTACTGTGGCTCTGGTCTCTTCAGTATCTGTAGTTCTAAAGGTGTTGACAAGGTTATTGGTGTTGAGATTTCAGCTGATAGTGTTTCCTTCGCGGAGAGAAACGCCAAGAACAATGGCGTTGAGAATTGTAAATTCATTGTAGGTAAAGCAGAGAAGCTGTTTGAATCCATCGACACACCTGCGGATTCAACCTCTGTGATCCTAGATCCACCACGTAAAGGTTGTGACGAGttgtttttgaaacaaCTAGCTGCTTACAACCCAGCTAGGATTGTGTACATATCCTGTAACGTACACTCACAGGCAAGAGATGTCCAGTATTTCTTAAAGGACACACCAGAAGGTAAGAATTATAGAGTCGAGAGCATAAGAGGGTTCGACTTCTTCCCACAAACCCATCACGTCGAATCGGTTTGTGTGTTATCGAGAGTTTAA
- the RPS21A gene encoding 40S ribosomal protein eS21 (CAGL0K08382g~Ortholog(s) have structural constituent of ribosome activity), with product MENDKGQLVELYIPRKCSATNRIIKADDHASVQINIAKVDEEGRAIPGEYITYALSGNVRARGESDDSLNRLAQNDGLLKNVWSYSR from the exons ATGGAGAACGATAAGGGTCAATTA GTCGAACTTTACATTCCAAGAAAGTGTTCTGCTACCAACAGAATCATCAAGGCCGATGACCACGCTTCTGTTCAAATCAACATCGCTAaggttgatgaagaaggcCGTGCCATCCCAGGTGAATACATCACTTACGCTCTATCCGGTAACGTTAGAGCTAGAGGTGAATCTGACGACTCTTTGAACCGTTTGGCTCAAAACGACGGTTTGTTGAAGAACGTCTGGTCTTACTCCCGTTAA